Proteins encoded in a region of the Rutidosis leptorrhynchoides isolate AG116_Rl617_1_P2 chromosome 9, CSIRO_AGI_Rlap_v1, whole genome shotgun sequence genome:
- the LOC139866727 gene encoding L-ascorbate oxidase homolog: MKKTILPLLLIFIFGTLCLSVVKAEDPYKYYTWTVTYGTASPLGVPQQVILINGQFPGPKLDVVTNDNIVLNLFNKLDQPFLLTWNGIKQRKNSWQDGVLGTNCPIPPNSNFTYKFQPKDQIGGYTYFPSTAMHKAAGGFGAINVYARPRIPVPYAIPAGDFNLLIGDWYKANHKGLQQYLDSGRSLTFPDGILVNGQTGTTFSGDQGKTYMFRVSNVGLSTSFNFRIQGHKMKLVEVEGSNVVQNIYDSLDVHVGQSISVLVTLDQPAKDYYIVASTRFTNKVLTTVSTLHYTNSKTPVSGPIPAGPTYQVHWSIQQARTYRWNLTSNAARPNLQGSFHYGTIKPTRTIILSNAASVINGKKRYTVNGVSYINADTPLKLADYLKIPGVYSTDTIQASPNGGGPRLATSVMSASLHDFLEIVFQNNEKSVQSWHLDGYDFWAVGYGSGQWSEASRKSYNLVDALTRHTVQVYPNSWSVIYVSLDNQGMWNLRSAMWERQYLGQQFYLRVYNPVRSLATEYDIPSNALFCGRAVSQHD; encoded by the exons ATGAAGAAGACAATTTTGCCCCTTTTGTTGATCTTCATTTTCGGTACATTGTGTTTATCTGTGGTGAAAGCAGAAGACCCTTATAAGTATTATACTTGGACTGTTACCTATGGAACTGCTTCCCCTCTTGGTGTACCTCAACAG GTGATCTTAATCAATGGTCAATTTCCTGGTCCTAAACTTGATGTTGTCACAAATGACAATATTGTCCTCAACTTGTTTAATAAACTTGACCAACCTTTCCTCTTGACATG GAACGGAATCAAACAACGAAAGAATTCATGGCAAGATGGAGTTTTGGGCACGAACTGCCCAATTCCTCCGAACTCCAACTTTACGTACAAATTCCAACCGAAAGATCAAATCGGAGGCTACACATACTTCCCTTCAACTGCAATGCACAAAGCCGCTGGTGGTTTTGGCGCTATTAATGTATATGCCAGACCTCGTATCCCTGTCCCGTATGCAATTCCAGCTGGCGACTTTAATTTACTTATCGGTGACTGGTACAAGGCCAACCATAAG GGTTTGCAACAGTATCTCGATTCAGGAAGATCACTTACGTTCCCAGACGGCATACTTGTAAACGGACAAACTGGAACCACTTTCAGTGGTGATCAAG GTAAAACCTACATGTTCAGAGTATCGAATGTGGGTTTGTCGACATCGTTCAACTTTAGGATTCAGGGACACAAAATGAAATTAGTTGAAGTTGAAGGGTCAAATGTGGTTCAAAACATATATGATTCACTAGATGTTCATGTTGGTCAATCAATTTCAGTCCTAGTTACTTTGGATCAACCTGCTAAAGACTACTACATTGTTGCATCGACACGGTTCACAAACAAAGTCCTTACAACGGTCTCAACATTACATTATACCAATTCCAAAACACCCGTCTCTGGCCCGATCCCTGCGGGACCCACTTATCAAGTTCATTGGTCTATTCAACAAGCCAGAACATACAG GTGGAATTTGACATCAAATGCAGCCCGACCCAACCTGCAAGGCTCATTCCATTATGGAACAATCAAACCTACCCGGACCATTATTTTGAGTAATGCAGCTAGCGTAATTAACGGAAAGAAACGGTACACTGTGAACGGAGTGTCTTATATTAATGCAGACACCCCGTTGAAGTTAGCAGATTACTTGAAAATTCCCGGTGTGTATTCCACCGATACCATTCAAGCCTCCCCTAACGGTGGTGGCCCACGTTTAGCTACGTCTGTTATGTCAGCGTCACTTCACGACTTTCTTGAAATCGTTTTCCAAAACAATGAGAAGAGCGTGCAGTCGTGGCATCTTGATGGCTATGATTTTTGGGCCGTCGG ATATGGATCTGGACAGTGGTCTGAAGCAAGCAGAAAGAGCTACAATTTGGTTGATGCTCTTACAAGACACACTGTACAG GTGTACCCAAATTCATGGAGTGTGATATACGTATCTTTGGATAATCAAGGTATGTGGAATTTAAGGTCTGCGATGTGGGAACGACAATATCTTGGCCAACAGTTCTACCTCAGAGTTTATAATCCTGTTCGTAGTCTTGCAACTGAATACGACATCCCCTCGAATGCTCTTTTTTGTGGTAGAGCCGTAAGTCAACACGATTAA